A single window of Zea mays cultivar B73 chromosome 10, Zm-B73-REFERENCE-NAM-5.0, whole genome shotgun sequence DNA harbors:
- the LOC103641546 gene encoding uncharacterized protein: protein MDPTQGTNQTKDTFWRRIHKYYESNRGTLPERSQNSLLHRWSSINDAVSKFCACVTQIHNRNQSGMTIHDRVEEAEKLFQSLDPQKKSFQFRHCWLQLRNQPKWHDKLQQMAAVKTSNKKQKVAKDLSPGLVDLTTQVGNEVSPVQIVPPNIAAPERPMGKKRSKEAMCKGGFDACSDALDILWEKKRQADVEKELKREERYAQAYALDKERLELEHKRLTIEEQKHTNEQKRLDQEKERLANEANNLYIKRIEEEQKIMSIDLTTMSELQRQYYMCLQADIVARRMN from the exons ATGGATCCAACACAAGGAACAAATCAAACAAAAGATACATTTTGGAGAAGAATCCACAAGTACTATGAGAGCAATAGAGGAACTTTACCAGAACGTAGTCAGAATTCGTTGTTGCATCGTTGGAGTTCTATTAATGATGCTGTTAGTAAGTTTTGTGCTTGTGTAACCCAAATACACAATAGAAACCAGAGTGGGATGACTATTCATGACAGG GTGGAGGAGGCTGAAAAGCTTTTCCAGTCTCTAGACCCCCAAAAAAAGTCTTTTCAGTTTAGGCATTGTTGGCTCCAGCTCAGAAATCAGCCAAAATGGCATGACAAGCTGCAGCAAATGGCAGCTGTAAAAACAAGCAACAAAAAACAGAAGGTAGCCAAAGATTTGAGTCCGGGATTAGTTGATCTTACTACTCAAGTTGGGAATGAAGTTTCTCCTGTACAGATTGTCCCTCCAAATATAGCTGCACCAGAAAGACCAATGGGTAAGAAGAGGTCAAAAGAAGCAATGTGTAAAGGGGGTTTTGATGCATGTTCTGATGCATTGGACATTTTGTGGGAAAAGAAGAGACAGGCTGATGTAGAGAAGGAGTTAAAGAGAGAGGAGAGGTATGCACAAGCATATGCTCTAGATAAAGAGAGGCTTGAGCTGGAACACAAGAGGCTTACAATTGAAGAACAGAAGCATACAAATGAACAAAAAAGGCTTGATCAAGAGAAAGAGCGCCTAGCCAATGAAGCAAACAACCTTTACATTAAGCGGATTGAAGAAGAACAGAAAATTATGAGTATAGACCTTACTACTATGAGTGAATTGCAAAGACAATACTATATGTGTTTGCAGGCTGATATCGTTGCACGTCGCATGAATTAG
- the LOC109943022 gene encoding anthranilate synthase beta subunit 1, chloroplastic — translation MDNPFTAVRYHSLVIEQETFPHDALEATAWTEDGLIMAARHKKYKHIQGVQFHPESIITLEGKKIVLNFVRFIEELEKQRS, via the exons ATGGACAACCCTTTTACTGCCGTGAGGTACCACAGCTTGGTCATTGAGCAAGAAACCTTCCCACATGATGCTTTGGAGGCTACTGCATGGACTGAAGATGGACTTATCATGGCTGCTCGCCACAAGAAGTACAAACACATCCAG GGTGTCCAATTCCACCCGGAGAGCATCATCACCCTTGAAGGCAAGAAAATCGTCCTCAACTTCGTCAGATTCATTGAGGAACTGGAGAAGCAGCGTTCATAG
- the LOC109942885 gene encoding uncharacterized protein codes for MSQSSLLSKRVLDESSSDDDDDFIISAAQIVQSASLLQKKQGGSVPGRTYIYRNREEGHARLYQDYIDENPTYGPSLFRRRFRMNRPLFLRILKSVEEHDEYFQQSINAAHQLGLSCLQKVTAAFRMLTYGVPADATDEYVRIGESTSIQSLKKIVKAVIEIFGDEYLREPNENDIAKLFAIGKERGFPGMLGYKHKPTIILEAVASKDLYIWHAFFVLPGSLNDINVLHRSPLFSKLSNGEAPKVNYNINGHDYTMGYYLADGIYPSWATLVKTIPEPRGSKRTYFAKAQEAVRKDVERAFGVLQSERELDEGIVDPNERFDNGGGNVQPSHDHTTDLDEFIENHMKIRNKETHHQLQEDLVEYLWQHHPDMYT; via the exons ATGAGTCAAAGTAGTTTACTTTCAAAACGAGTTTTGGATGAATCGtcgtcggatgatgatgatgatttcatCATTTCGGCAGCTCAAATCGTACAAAGTGCATCCCTTCTTCAGAAAAAGCAAGGCGGTTCTGTCCCAGGGCGTACATATATATATCGAAATAGAGAAGAAGGACACGCAAGACTATATCAAGATTATATTGATGAAAACCCCACATACGGCCCAAGCTTATTTCGACGGAG ATTTAGGATGAATCGACCATTATTTCTTCGTATATTGAAATCAGTAGAAGAGCATGATGAATACTTTCAACAGTCAATAAATGCAGCTCATCAACTTGGACTTAGTTGCTTACAGAAAGTTACTGCAGCATTTCGGATGCTTACTTATGGAGTACCAGCAGATGCTACAGACGAGTATGTTCGTATTGGAGAAAGTACATCCATACAAAGTCTAAAGAAAATTGTGAAAGCTGTTATTGAAATTTTTGGAGACGAGTACTTGAGGGAACCTAATGAGAATGATATAGCTAAGTTATTTGCAATTGGCAAAGAAAGAGGTTTTCCTGGTATGCTTG GTTACAAGCATAAACCTACAATAATTTTGGAAGCAGTTGCTTCAAAAGATCTATATATTTGGCATGCTTTTTTTGTTTTACCGGGTTCCCTTAATGACATCAATGTTCTTCATCGATCTCCACTATTCAGTAAGCTATCCAACGGAGAAGCTCCTAAAGTTAATTACAACATAAATGGTCATGATTATACAATGGGATACTACCTAGCTGATGGCATATACCCATCTTGGGCTACATTGGTTAAGACTATACCAGAACCACGTGGCAGTAAAAGGACATACTTTGCAAAAGCACAGGAAGCAGTGCGTAAGGATGTGGAACGAGCTTTTGGAGTGCTgcaatctgaaagggaattag ATGAGGGAATAGTTGATCCCAACGAACGCTTTGACAATGGAGGAGGTAATGTTCAACCATCACATGACCATACAACAGATCTCGATGAATTTATTGAGAACCATATGAAAATCAGGAATAAGGAGACTCACCATCAACTTCAAGAAGATCTAGTCGAGTACCTATGGCAACACCATCCAGACATGTATACATAG